Below is a genomic region from Pararhizobium sp. A13.
GACCGTCATTCTGAATTGTACCATAGCCCGCGATAAGGTTTTCGACCGTGAGAATATGGGGCGTGTCCATAGCCGCCGCCGACTGGGGACCTCGTGCCTTGGGCTCGAAGGCGGCAAGCAGTTCGCGCGTATAGGGATGTTGTGCATGCGACAGGATATTGTCCGTGGTTCCGGCTTCCTGAACCTCGCCGCCCTTCAGCACGATGATCCGGTCAGCGATCTGCGCCACGACGGCGAGATCGTGGGAGACATAGATGCCGGCGATACCGCCTTTACGCATCACGGCCTTGAAGGCGCGAAGCACCTCGATCTGCGTCGTCACATCGAGCGCCGTTGTCGGTTCGTCGAAGATCACCAGCTTGGGATCGCCGATCAATGCCATGGCAGCGGAAAGGCGCTGCAACTGACCGCCAGAAACCTGGTGCGGATAGCGGTCACCGATCGTTTCGGGATCGGGCAGGGAAAGCGCCCGGAAAAGTTCGATCGCGCGGGCTTTTGCCTCGGCGACCGGCATCAGATCGTGAATGCGGGTCACTTCGATCACCTGGTCCATGATCGTGGCGGCTGGATTGAAGGCCGCGGCCGCGCTCTGCGGCACATAGGCGACTTCGGTGCCGCGAACGGCAGCCCGTTCCTTTTCCGAAAGCCTGGCCATATCCTTGCCCGCGAGCATCACGCTGCCGCCGGAAATGCGGCAGCCCGCGCGGGCATGGCCCATCAGGGTGAGGGCAACCGTCGTCTTTCCCGAGCCGCTTTCACCGATCAGCGCAACGATTTCGCCTTCCGCGACGTCGAAGCTGACACCTTTGATGATCTCAACGATACGGCCGGAATCGGTCTTCGCCTCGACCTTCAGATCACGGGTTTCAACGAGGTTGGCCATCATGCGCTCCGGTCCCGGATCTTGTAGGGCAGGTTGTCGATCAGAAGGTTCACGCTGATGGTGAGGCTTGCGATCGCAATTGAGGGAAAGATGACAGCGGGTGCGCCAAAGGGCAGGCCGCCGATATTCTCGCGGACGAGGGCACCCCAGTCGGCATAGGGCGGCTGGACGCCAAGGCCAAGAAACGACAGACCGGACAGGAGCAGCACGATGAAGACGAAACGGAGACCAAGATCGGCAAGCACCGGCCCCAGGATGTTCGGCAGGATTTCGGAGCCGACGAGGTAGAAGACGTTCTCACCACGAATCCGCGCGACGGTGATGAAATCCATGGCGTTGACGTTCACCGCAAGCGCACGGGCAAACCGATAGGCCCCGGGGATGTAGATCACCGACAGCGTAAAGATCAGAACCGGGATCGACGATCCCACGGCTGCGACGACGACAAGCCCGAACAGCTTGCTCGGTATGGAGTTCAGCGCATCGAGAAAGCGGCTGAGCACCGTATCGGTCCATCCGCCCGTCACCGCGGCGATCATACCCAGCACGACGCCGGTAAAGCAGGCGATCGTGACGGCGGCCAAAGAGATGCCGACGGTGTAGCGCGCACCCATCAGGATACGAGAAAAGATATCGCGACCGAGATAGTCGGAGCCCATCCAGAACTGACCGGACATCGGACCGAAATAGTCGAAGTCGACAATTTCTCCCACCGGGTAGGGGATGAGAATGGGGGCGAAAATGGCGATGAAAGCCCACAACAGGATAACGGCAAGGCCTGTCATTCCCACTAAATTGAAGCGATAGCCGGCACGGCGTCCGATTGGCTTTTGCGTGGTGTCTGTCATCATCGGAGCCTCGGATTCGAAAGAATGGCAATAATGTCGGCAAGCGTGATCAGGATCAGGTAACCGAGGCAGAAGATCATCGCGCAGCTCTGGATCAAGGGCAGGTCGCGCGTGGCGACCGCATCAACCATCAACTTGGCGATACCGGGGTAGTTGAAGATGGTCTCAACGATGATCACCCCGCCGAGCAGATAAGACAGCGACAGGGCGACCGCATTGACAATCGGACCAAGCGCATTCGGAAGAGCGTGCTTCAGGACAATCCGGCGCCGTGACGCACCCTTCAGCAGGGCCATTTCGACATAGGGCGTGTTTAATGTCTCGACGACGGCGGCACGTGTCATGCGGATCATCTGGGCGGAAACGACGAAGGTCAGCGTGATCACCGGCATGGCATAGACCCGCAGCAAGTCGGTGAAGGAGTGCACCTCATTGGCAAAGGAGAGTGCCGGCAGCCATTTCAGGTAGACCGCGAAGAGAAGGACGGCCGAGGTTGCGACCATGAATTCGGGAACCGATATCACGCCGATCGTCAGGATGGTGACGATCCGGTCGTAGAGGGAGCCACGCATCATTGCAGCGGTAATGCCGAGCGTGAGTGCAATCGGTACCGAGAACAAGGCGGTTACGCCGGCGAGTTTCAGCGAGTTGATGAAGCGACCGCCGATCAGTTCGGCAATCGGCATGTCGTTGGCGTAGGACGTGCCGAGATCACCTGCCAGGAGCCCGGCAAACCAGCGCATGAACCGGAAGATGGCCGGCTCGTCCAGATGCATGGCCTTGCGCAGCCCTTCGACGGCTTCCGGCGTTGCGGCCTGGCCAAGCAGGATCGTTGCCGTGTCGCCGGGCAGCATGGTCGTGGCGAAGAACACCGCGAACGATACGATGACCAATGTGACAAGGGCGATGAGCAACCTGCTCATCACGAGGGACATAACCCGATTGCTCACGCGCGCGCTCCCTTTGGCGTTCGG
It encodes:
- a CDS encoding ABC transporter ATP-binding protein, translating into MANLVETRDLKVEAKTDSGRIVEIIKGVSFDVAEGEIVALIGESGSGKTTVALTLMGHARAGCRISGGSVMLAGKDMARLSEKERAAVRGTEVAYVPQSAAAAFNPAATIMDQVIEVTRIHDLMPVAEAKARAIELFRALSLPDPETIGDRYPHQVSGGQLQRLSAAMALIGDPKLVIFDEPTTALDVTTQIEVLRAFKAVMRKGGIAGIYVSHDLAVVAQIADRIIVLKGGEVQEAGTTDNILSHAQHPYTRELLAAFEPKARGPQSAAAMDTPHILTVENLIAGYGTIQNDGLPLVRAVQSVSLKVERGRNLGIIGESGCGKSTLARAIAGILPASAGQIVFDGRELAQSVRGRSREQLREMQIVFQYADTALNPAKSIEDILARPLAFYHGMDRKARDKRVNELLDMVRLPSSVRQRRPAELSGGQKQRVNFARALAADPKLILCDEITSALDTVVAAAVIELLKELQRELGLSYIFISHDISMVEAICDEIVVMYAGEKVEQITPSNAGKKPKHPYSQLLFSSVPKLDPNWLDGLEQDPELVRAYCRR
- a CDS encoding ABC transporter permease, which codes for MSNRVMSLVMSRLLIALVTLVIVSFAVFFATTMLPGDTATILLGQAATPEAVEGLRKAMHLDEPAIFRFMRWFAGLLAGDLGTSYANDMPIAELIGGRFINSLKLAGVTALFSVPIALTLGITAAMMRGSLYDRIVTILTIGVISVPEFMVATSAVLLFAVYLKWLPALSFANEVHSFTDLLRVYAMPVITLTFVVSAQMIRMTRAAVVETLNTPYVEMALLKGASRRRIVLKHALPNALGPIVNAVALSLSYLLGGVIIVETIFNYPGIAKLMVDAVATRDLPLIQSCAMIFCLGYLILITLADIIAILSNPRLR
- a CDS encoding ABC transporter permease translates to MMTDTTQKPIGRRAGYRFNLVGMTGLAVILLWAFIAIFAPILIPYPVGEIVDFDYFGPMSGQFWMGSDYLGRDIFSRILMGARYTVGISLAAVTIACFTGVVLGMIAAVTGGWTDTVLSRFLDALNSIPSKLFGLVVVAAVGSSIPVLIFTLSVIYIPGAYRFARALAVNVNAMDFITVARIRGENVFYLVGSEILPNILGPVLADLGLRFVFIVLLLSGLSFLGLGVQPPYADWGALVRENIGGLPFGAPAVIFPSIAIASLTISVNLLIDNLPYKIRDRSA